One window from the genome of Myxococcales bacterium encodes:
- a CDS encoding CHAD domain-containing protein produces MSALLEHLHDRCEDIAQRVERLSHRCEQESLHRLRVDLKKLRAALRLLRAVDPDFPYKKMYVRYRRVFAQGGLVRELQLQLRLLASDTKADPAFVQQYSRHLQQQYAVARGGFRAMARTTKLLPWKRLAARLGPAEARCTPQRLDRYFLAMQTRIDQCLAAIGRCSAEELHDLRKALKDDEANRKLTTHYLHFDPGARATDRELEELIDKLGDWHDHLIAAQRLKADLLTSKWSPELRAAGTTLLQRWRRQCGRYRKELNVLGKQQLTKQAVPASR; encoded by the coding sequence ATGAGCGCCCTCCTCGAGCATTTGCACGACCGTTGCGAGGACATCGCCCAACGGGTGGAGCGTTTATCCCACCGGTGCGAGCAGGAATCGCTGCACCGGCTGCGGGTCGACCTCAAGAAGCTGCGCGCCGCGCTCCGCTTGTTACGAGCGGTTGACCCGGATTTTCCGTATAAAAAAATGTACGTGCGGTACCGACGCGTGTTTGCGCAAGGCGGGTTGGTTCGAGAGCTCCAGCTGCAACTACGCCTGCTGGCGAGCGACACCAAGGCGGACCCGGCCTTTGTGCAGCAATACTCGCGACATCTTCAGCAGCAATACGCGGTCGCCCGCGGCGGGTTTCGGGCGATGGCGCGCACAACGAAATTGCTCCCATGGAAACGGCTTGCGGCGCGGCTTGGGCCAGCTGAAGCGCGCTGCACCCCACAGCGTCTGGATCGCTATTTTTTGGCCATGCAGACGCGCATTGACCAATGTCTCGCGGCGATCGGCAGATGCAGCGCGGAAGAACTCCACGACCTGCGAAAAGCGCTCAAAGACGATGAAGCCAATCGAAAATTGACCACGCATTATTTACATTTCGATCCGGGCGCGCGCGCCACCGACCGCGAACTCGAAGAGCTCATCGATAAGCTAGGTGACTGGCACGATCACCTGATTGCCGCGCAACGCCTCAAAGCCGATCTCCTGACGTCTAAGTGGTCCCCCGAACTTCGCGCGGCAGGAACAACGTTATTGCAACGGTGGCGACGCCAGTGCGGCAGGTACCGGAAGGAACTAAACGTCTTAGGCAAGCAACAGCTGACTAAACAAGCGGTGCCGGCGTCACGCTAA
- a CDS encoding serine/threonine protein kinase, whose product MGDVRFGPYVLLERVSVGGMAEVFRARRASEGSSGKLLAVKRILPSMIEDDAFRLMFTDEANISGQLVHRNIARIYENGTADSYPYIAMEYVWGKDLLQIQNRFRRLRQRMPVAMACHIAIKMCEALDYAHRKLDAKGKPMLIVHRDCTPQNVIVSYKGEVKLVDFGIAKAAERLTMTAAGDVKGKLSYLAPEQVAGAPLDRRVDVYGAGVVLFELLIGDRLISANSEVELMAKARAGILPRPREVMPDLPAALEDIILTAVARDPAKRYGWCSELRNALVAFLSETGQAFDSDDLSIWLKGAFAQEIMAESQDLETLPTFEGQLGPSEFDDHTVADVAGAGPLGLAVGKAPLVKEFAVAAASGTASRRMAATIPRAEVGARSAASSHPPQLGGVGEVASVPASPTMVLPRITGAPPVGEATSAQDEATRMAAAPMAAGSVTNATRAAPAAASVATPEEGDELEETAARIAVVVAPMEQAAPTHAASAAKPAVAPTLVRRSASIAPAVTATVKMTQAAPRRGLWLGVAIGVAIAAIVLLVLAIMLA is encoded by the coding sequence GTGGGGGACGTGCGCTTTGGGCCATACGTCTTGCTGGAGCGCGTAAGCGTCGGCGGGATGGCCGAGGTATTTCGCGCCCGCCGCGCCAGCGAAGGCAGCAGCGGCAAGCTGCTCGCGGTCAAGCGCATCCTGCCGTCCATGATCGAAGACGACGCGTTTCGTCTCATGTTTACCGACGAGGCCAACATCTCGGGCCAGCTCGTCCACCGCAACATCGCGCGCATCTACGAAAATGGCACGGCAGATAGCTATCCGTATATCGCGATGGAGTACGTGTGGGGCAAGGATCTGCTGCAGATCCAGAATCGCTTTCGCCGCCTGCGCCAGCGCATGCCCGTCGCCATGGCGTGTCACATCGCGATCAAGATGTGTGAGGCGCTCGACTATGCGCATCGCAAGCTCGATGCCAAGGGCAAGCCGATGCTCATCGTGCACCGTGACTGCACGCCACAAAATGTAATTGTCTCGTACAAGGGTGAGGTCAAGCTCGTCGACTTTGGCATCGCCAAGGCCGCCGAGCGCCTGACCATGACCGCGGCCGGCGACGTCAAGGGCAAGCTGAGCTACCTCGCGCCCGAGCAGGTGGCGGGCGCGCCGCTCGATCGCCGCGTCGACGTGTACGGCGCGGGGGTTGTCTTGTTTGAGTTATTGATTGGCGATCGTTTGATCTCGGCCAACTCCGAGGTCGAGCTGATGGCCAAGGCGCGCGCCGGCATCCTGCCAAGGCCGCGCGAGGTAATGCCGGATTTGCCCGCAGCACTTGAGGACATCATTCTCACCGCGGTCGCGCGCGATCCCGCGAAGCGCTACGGCTGGTGCAGCGAGCTGCGCAACGCGCTGGTGGCGTTTCTCAGCGAAACGGGCCAAGCCTTTGACAGCGACGATCTATCGATTTGGCTCAAGGGCGCATTTGCGCAAGAGATCATGGCGGAGTCGCAAGATCTCGAGACGCTGCCGACGTTTGAGGGGCAGCTTGGGCCGTCAGAATTTGATGATCATACCGTCGCGGATGTTGCAGGCGCTGGGCCCTTGGGCCTCGCTGTCGGCAAGGCGCCGCTGGTAAAGGAGTTTGCGGTTGCGGCCGCCAGTGGCACGGCATCACGCCGCATGGCGGCGACCATTCCACGTGCCGAGGTCGGTGCGCGCAGCGCTGCGTCGTCGCACCCACCGCAGCTAGGTGGCGTCGGCGAGGTCGCGAGCGTGCCGGCGTCGCCAACCATGGTCTTGCCTCGCATCACTGGCGCTCCACCCGTAGGCGAGGCGACGTCTGCCCAGGACGAAGCCACGCGCATGGCAGCTGCGCCCATGGCCGCGGGCTCGGTGACTAACGCCACGCGCGCGGCCCCCGCTGCCGCCAGCGTGGCCACGCCGGAAGAGGGCGACGAGCTGGAGGAAACGGCGGCGCGTATTGCGGTGGTCGTCGCGCCGATGGAGCAGGCGGCGCCCACACACGCGGCGAGCGCAGCCAAGCCAGCCGTGGCGCCCACGCTGGTGCGGCGTTCCGCCTCCATCGCGCCCGCCGTCACCGCGACGGTAAAAATGACTCAGGCGGCGCCTCGGCGCGGGCTGTGGCTTGGTGTCGCTATTGGCGTCGCGATTGCCGCGATCGTCTTGCTGGTGCTAGCAATAATGTTAGCGTAG
- a CDS encoding class I SAM-dependent rRNA methyltransferase, translated as MADIKLAVGAEVIAFVASGGRDIDLARVPGGDGVPAGTSVRLTNESGTEFGAAIADPDNKLLRVFLQTADGFTKIDGGLLASRIEDATKRRDRLGLLTAGECYRLFHGAGDRLPGMSCDVLGDWAVLYVYADALLPLADVVADAVRGFAKCSGVVIKTRLRGGASESEQRVVGKAPPERYEALERGVRFEIHPMGGLNVGLFTDMREQRAGLARFAGGKRVLNLFSYTGALSVACARAGAASVVSVDTSQGVNDWAQGNFARSGYKDTDKRWRFETGDAARFLARANRDRETYDLILIDPPTFSPARGANPWTLAKDYPALIASAAKAMSPHGLLWIAANTHELGSLVKLASKGLERSGRWCALLEQGGLPPDYPTVPVQPWDRYLQTALFAVT; from the coding sequence GTGGCTGACATCAAGCTGGCGGTGGGCGCCGAAGTCATTGCCTTTGTCGCCAGCGGCGGGCGCGATATCGACTTGGCGCGCGTGCCGGGTGGCGACGGCGTGCCCGCCGGCACGTCCGTGCGCCTCACGAACGAGTCGGGCACTGAATTTGGTGCGGCCATCGCCGATCCAGACAACAAGCTCCTTCGCGTGTTTTTGCAGACCGCCGATGGCTTCACCAAGATCGACGGCGGCCTCTTGGCGTCCCGCATAGAAGATGCCACCAAGCGGCGCGACCGGCTTGGCTTGCTTACGGCCGGCGAGTGCTATCGCCTATTTCACGGCGCTGGCGATCGACTGCCTGGCATGTCGTGCGACGTGCTCGGCGATTGGGCAGTGCTCTACGTCTATGCCGATGCGCTCTTGCCACTTGCCGACGTGGTCGCGGACGCGGTGCGCGGTTTTGCGAAATGCAGCGGCGTGGTGATCAAGACGCGCCTGCGCGGTGGCGCCAGCGAATCCGAGCAGCGCGTGGTCGGCAAGGCGCCTCCCGAGCGCTACGAGGCGCTTGAGCGCGGCGTGCGCTTTGAGATCCACCCCATGGGCGGGCTAAATGTCGGCCTGTTTACCGACATGCGCGAGCAACGCGCGGGGCTGGCGCGTTTTGCCGGCGGCAAGCGCGTGCTTAATTTGTTTTCGTATACCGGCGCGCTTAGCGTCGCGTGCGCACGAGCCGGTGCGGCGAGCGTCGTTAGCGTCGACACCTCGCAGGGCGTCAACGACTGGGCGCAGGGCAACTTCGCGCGCTCGGGCTATAAAGACACCGACAAGCGCTGGCGCTTTGAGACCGGCGATGCCGCGCGGTTTTTGGCGCGCGCCAATCGCGACCGCGAGACCTACGACCTCATCTTGATCGATCCGCCGACGTTTTCGCCTGCGCGCGGTGCCAACCCATGGACCTTGGCCAAGGACTATCCCGCGCTGATCGCGAGCGCGGCTAAAGCGATGTCGCCGCATGGCCTGCTGTGGATCGCCGCCAACACGCACGAGCTTGGCTCGCTAGTTAAACTGGCGAGCAAGGGCCTCGAGCGCAGCGGCCGCTGGTGCGCGCTGCTCGAACAAGGTGGCCTGCCGCCGGATTATCCGACGGTGCCGGTGCAGCCGTGGGACCGCTACTTACAAACCGCGCTTTTCGCGGTGACGTAG
- a CDS encoding pre-peptidase C-terminal domain-containing protein — translation MLELVSLRSTLNKAATAALCVGLLVGCKADAPGSKTATPVTDPDLAPPRAETATETPLNTVVIQGTAVSRKVLLRANGSGLSQVVATDFDGIFCAEFPLDDEASDTYAVYAVDDDGEISRPTTLTVAQVAAAPQPEVTACNDAPICKEEEVCEGDLDADCDGNKGACDTDCNGCSDDYFEPNDAPFSPPQVTPGTYALDVCPCNMDYFTIPMVKNQTYTVTVTFDKTAIDLDLYFWTQANAEAQNTTYAAKSVSTAATETFTYKATADGNYVLKVHVFDGTLGNEAPYTLKIQ, via the coding sequence ATGCTGGAACTGGTCTCATTGCGCTCCACCCTAAATAAGGCGGCCACGGCCGCATTGTGCGTTGGGCTGCTCGTGGGCTGCAAGGCAGATGCCCCTGGTAGCAAGACGGCGACGCCCGTGACCGATCCAGATTTGGCGCCCCCGCGCGCTGAAACGGCAACCGAGACGCCGCTCAATACCGTGGTCATTCAGGGCACCGCGGTGTCGCGCAAGGTGTTGCTGCGCGCCAATGGCAGCGGCCTGTCGCAAGTCGTCGCAACCGATTTTGATGGCATCTTCTGCGCCGAGTTTCCGCTCGACGACGAGGCGAGCGATACCTATGCGGTCTATGCCGTCGATGATGATGGCGAAATCTCACGCCCCACCACGCTGACCGTGGCCCAGGTCGCCGCGGCGCCGCAGCCCGAGGTCACCGCGTGCAACGATGCGCCCATTTGCAAAGAAGAGGAGGTCTGCGAAGGCGACCTCGACGCCGATTGCGATGGCAATAAGGGCGCATGCGACACCGATTGCAATGGCTGCAGCGATGACTACTTTGAGCCCAACGATGCGCCGTTCTCGCCGCCCCAAGTGACGCCTGGCACCTACGCGCTCGATGTTTGTCCGTGCAACATGGACTACTTCACCATCCCTATGGTGAAAAACCAAACCTACACGGTCACGGTCACTTTCGATAAGACCGCCATCGATCTCGACCTGTATTTTTGGACTCAGGCCAACGCTGAGGCGCAGAACACCACGTACGCTGCCAAATCGGTGAGCACGGCGGCGACCGAGACGTTTACGTACAAGGCGACCGCAGATGGCAACTATGTGCTCAAGGTCCACGTGTTTGACGGCACGCTGGGCAACGAGGCCCCGTACACCCTCAAAATCCAGTAG